In the Desulfuromonas sp. DDH964 genome, GAGCTTGGTCGCCTGGTCGAGGACGAGGACGACGGCGGTGACGATGGCGAGCAGGCGGTAACGGGACACGGATAACCTCAGGGAAAGGGGCGAGTAAAGAGCAATGAGCAATGAGGTTTCTCGTCGCCCGCTACTCATTGCTCATTACGGTCAGACCAGCGCTTCGCGGCAGCGGTGGCAGACGGTTGGGTGCTGGTCGCTCTCGCCGATGGTGGTGGCGTAGTTCCAGCAGCGTTCGCACTTCTCGCCCTGGGCCTTCTCGACCTTGATGCGCAGCCCCGCCACCTCTTCGCCGGCGCCGCCGTCGGGAAGTTCATCGACCAGTTCCGCCTGGGAGACGATGCAGAGGGTCGCAAGTTCCCCCTGGTAGGCTTCGATCAGTTCGCGCCAGGGGCCGGCCGGCGCGGCGAGCAGCACCCGCGCGTCGAGGGAGTGGCCGATGCGCTTCTCGGCGCGGGCCAGTTCCAGCGCCTTGGAGACATCGGAGCGGACGGCGAGGAGCTTGCTGTAGCGCCCCTCCAGATCGGCGTCGAAGAGGGCCGCCTCGAAGGCCGGGAAGGCGGCGAGGTGGACGCTCTCCTCCCGCTCGCCGGGCAGTTCCTGCCAGATCTCGTCGGCGGTGAAGGAGAGGACCGGGGCGATCAGCCGCGTCAGCGCATCGAGGATGCGGTACATGGCGGTCTGGGCGCTTCGTCGGGCCAGGCTCTTGGCCGGCGAGATGTAGAGGCGGTCCTTGAGGACGTCGAGGTAAAAGGCCGAGAGGTCGACGCTGCAGAAGTTGTGGACCGCGTGGTAGAGGACGTGGAACTCGTAGTCGTTGTAGGACTTCTCGACCCGCTTGACCAGCCCTTCCAGTCTGGAGAGGGCCCAGCGATCGATCTCGAGCAGGTCGCCGTCGGGGACCGAGTCGGCGCTCGGGTCGAAGCCGTGCAGGTTGCCGAGAATGTAGCGGGCGGTATTGCGGATGCGCCGGTAGGCCTCGGAGACCTGCTGCAGGATCTGGTCGCCGACGCGGGTGTCGTTGCGGTAGTCCTGGGTGGCGACCCAGAGGCGCAGCACCTCGGCGCCGAATTTCTGGATCACCTTCTCCGGGGCGACGACGTTCCCCATCGATTTCGACATCGGCCGGCCGTTCTCGTCGAGGACGAAGCCGTGGGTCAGCACCGCCTTGTAGGGGGCGGCGTCGCGGGTGCCGACACAGGCCAAAAGGCTCGAATGGAACCAGCCGCGGTGCTGGTCGCTCCCTTCCAGGTAGATGTCGGCGGGGCTGTGGAGCTTGGGCGTGGTCTCAAGCACGGCGGCGTGGGAGACCCCCGAATCGAACCAGACGTCGAGGATGTCCTGCTCCTTGTCGAAGTCGTCGTGGCCGCACTTGGGACAGCTGGTCCCCGCCGGCAGCAGCTCTTTGGCCTCGCGCTCGAACCAGATGTCGCTGCCGCCCTCTTCGAAGAGGTTGGCGATGTGGTGCATCAGCTTGCCGTCGGCGATCGCTTCGCCGCACTTTTTGCAGTAGACGACGGTGATCGGCACCCCCCAGGTGCGCTGGCGGCTGATGCACCAGTCGGGGCGGTTTTCGATCATGTTGTAGATGCGCTCGCGGCCCCAGTGGGGAATCCACTGCACGTCGTTGATGTGCTTGAGGGCCTTGCCGCGCAGGTCGTTCGCCTCCATGGCGATGAACCACTGCTCGGTGGCGCGGAAGATGATCGGTTTCTTGCAGCGCCAGCAGTGCGGGTAGCTGTGGGAGACCTTCCCCTCGCCGAGCAGCGCCCCGACCTCCTTCAGCCTGGCGCTGACGGCGGCGTTGGCCTCCTTCTGCACGTTGAGGCCGGCGAAGAACTCGACGTCGTCGCGGTAGCGGCCGTAATCGTCGACCGGGTTGTAGATCTCCAGGCCGTAGCGCAGGCCGGTGAGGTAGTCGTCCTGGCCGTGGCCGGGGGCGGTGTGGACGCAGCCGGTGCCGGCTTCGAGGGTGACGTAGTCGCCGAGGACGAGGAGGGAGTCGCGCGCAAAGAGGGGGTGTTTGCAGCGCAGCTTCTCGAAGATCGGGGCCTGGAAGGTGGCGCGCAGGGTGAAGTCGCTGATCCCGAGCTTGCCGAGGACCTGCTGGTAGAGCCCTTCGGCCATCACCAGCAGCTCACCGCCGGTCTCGATGACGACGTAGGGGAGCTCCGGGTGGAGGCAGACCGCGAGGTTGGCCGGGATCGTCCAGGGGGTGGTGGTCCAGATCACGAAGGAGAGCTTTTGCCCGGCCAACTCCGCCAGTTCGGCCGGCAGGGTGTCAACGAAGGGAAACTTGACGTAGATCGACGGCGAGGTGTGGTCATCGTACTCGACCTCGGCCTCGGCCAGGGCGGTGACGCAGGAGGGGCACCAGTGGACCGGTTTCTTCCCCTTGTAGAGCCCGCCGCGCTCGGCAAAGCGGGCCAGCTCGCGGGCGGTCGCCGCCTCGTAGCGGGTCGTCATCGTCAGGTAGGGGTGCTGCCAGTCGCCGAAGATACCGAGGCGCTGGAACTCCTCGCTCTGGGTGGTGATCCAGTTCTGGGCGTAGCGGCGGCACTCCTTGCGGATCTGCGCTTTGCTCATCCCGCGCTTTTTCTCGCCGAGTTCCTGGTCGACCTTGAGCTCGATGGGGAGACCGTGGCAGTCCCAGCCCGGCACGTAGGGGGCGTAATACCCCTGCATGCGCTTGCTCTTGACGACGATGTCCTTGAGGATCTTGTTGAGCGCGTGACCGATATGGATATGGCCGTTGGCGTAAGGGGGACCGTCATGAAGGATGAAGGTGGGGCGACCGGCGTCGGCCCCCTCGAGCTTGTCGTTGAGCCCCAATTCCTGCCAGCGCTGCAGCATCGCCGGTTCCCGTTGCGGCAGGTTGGCGCGCATCGGAAAGTCGGTGACGGGGAGATTGAGGGTCTCTTTGTAATCCATTGGTGGTCCTCCCGGGAGCCCTGGGGTGGGAAAAATCAAGTCATGTAAGGTAGCAAAATGGCAGGATAAGTCAAGGGAAAACCGGGCCTGGCGGGGGAGGTGACGGGAGGTGGTTGCAGCTGGCGGCGGGCGAGGCGGGCGGGGGACGCAGGGCGCCATCGCCTTGCCATCCCCGCGTCATCCCGGGTCGGCGCTCAGGCGCTGAGCCGGAACTCGGCGCCACTCTCCTGCTGGAGGAGGTCGAGGCTGCGCCGCAACAGGGTCGAGATGCTGGTGTCGGCACGTCTGGCCAGGTCCTGCAGCACCTGCATTTCGTCATCATTGATACGGCAGGAGATGATGTACTTTTTGGGGTTTTCCACCGGTCGGCCCATGGCTGCTGCTCCTTTGCTGGGAAAGATTTGCTCGACGCACCCCGATCGGGGTATTGCGTCAAAATGTTGCGTATACATAAGTGCAAAGGTGCTGCCAGCGGGAAAATTATTTTTCTGTAACTTTACAATTATTTAAATTTCAACAGGTTGGGTCGATTTTGGGTCGATCTGGCGGGAGTGTGCTCGGGGACAGTTTGGACAAAATGACGCACATGGGCGGCATTGTGGTCAGGATGACCCAAATTACGGCGAACTCTGGTGGCGCCGGCTGAGCAGGAGGTAGCCGATGGCGCCGGCCAGCAGCGAGGCGCTGAAGATGCCGACCTTGGCGTCTTCGACCTGGCCGGGGAGTTCGAAGGCGAGGTTGGAGATGAAGAGACTCATGGTGAAGCCGATGCCGCCGAGAATCCCGATGCCGAGAATGTCAATCCAGCGGGTGCCGCGGGGGAGGTCGGCGAGCTTCAGCCGCACCGCCAGCCAGGAGAAGGTGAAGATGCCGAGGGGCTTGCCGATGAGCAGGCCGCAGACGACGCCGTGGGTGACCGGGTTGCTGACGGCGGCCTGGAGGTCGCCGAGGCTGAGGGGAATCCCGGCATTGGCGAGGGCGAAGAGGGGCATGACGCCGAAAATCACCCAGCGGCTCATGACGTGTTCCATCCGCTGCAACGGGCTCATGGCGTCGTGACAGACATGTTCCAGGGCGAGCAGGGTGCCGAGGCGCGATTCGTTGTGAAAGGGACCTTCAATCGATTCGAAGCTGCGAAAGCGATCGAGCAGTTTCTGCACCCGCTGGAGGAACTCCTCCTTGGAATGGCGCGGCCGGACCGGGATGGTGGCGCCGATCAGGACCCCGGCGATGGAGGCGTGAATCCCGGATTTAAGGAGGGCGAGCCACAAGCAGAATCCGACCAGGGCGAAGAAGTTGGGATTCTGCAGGCTGAAGCGGTTGCCGGCGACCAGCACCAGCAGCCCGAGCAGGGCGATCGCCAGGGGCAGCAGGGCGAGCTCCTTGGTGTAGAAGAGGGCAATGACCAGGACCGCGCCGAGGTCGTCGACAATGGCCAGGGCGGTCAAAAAGATGGCGAGGGAACGGGGGATGCGGTCGCCGAGCAGGGCGATGATGCCGAGGGCGAAGGCGATGTCCGTCGCCATCGGAATCCCCCAACCGGCAACGGCGGGGGGATTGGGCGCGAGGAGGAGGTAGATCAGCGCCGGCAGCAGCATGCCGCCGAGGGCGGCGGCAATGGGAAGGGTCGCGTTGCGCAGGCTGGCGAGTTCCCCCGCCAGCAGTTCCCGTTTGATTTCGAGGCCGACGACGAAAAAGAAGACCGCCATCAGGCCGTCATTGATCCAGTGATGCAGGCTCCTGGTCAGGCCGAAGTGATCGAAGCCGACCGTCAGTTCCATTTCCCAGAAATGGTGGTAATAGCCGCTCCAGCTGGAGTTGGCGAGGAGCAGGGCGATGAGGGTGGCGCCGAGGAGAACGATTCCCCCGGCCACCTGGCTTTTGAAAAAATCCTCGAAGGGACGCAGCAGGTTGGAAAGGCGGACCGGCATGACGGCCTTTCTTCACATTGGGTTTGGGGCGTTCGGAGCGACAGCGCTTTCTACTGTTAAGTCTGCCAGAAGGGCGCGCAGGCGCAAGGGCCGGTCCGGCGCCGAGCTCAGAGTAGAAAGTCGGTCGAGAGGAAGTTCGACCGCCCTTCCCGGGTGATGGTGCGGATCAGCTCCTTGTTGAGTTCGCCCTCCTTGGCGGCGACCAGGGTCCGGATCGAAAAGGCGCGCAGGGCGTCGCTGACCGAGAGCGTCCCCTCGGCGGAGCCCTTGCGGCCGGTAAAGGGAAAGATATCGGGGCCGCGTTGGCACTGGCTGTTGAGGTTGACGCGGCAGACCTGGTTGACCAGCGGGTCGATGAGGGGGGCGAGAGTCTGCGGATCGCTGCCGAAGAGGCTGAGCTGCTGGCCGAAGTTCGACTCGACGACGTAGCGGATCGGTTCCTCGACGCGGTCAAAGGGAACCACCGGGATTACCGGGCCGAACTGCTCTTCATGATAGAGGCGCATGGCCGGGGTGACCGGGTAGACCAGCGCCGGATAGAAGAAACTGTGGCGGATTCGGCCGCCGGCCGCGTTGCAGACTTCGGCCCCCAGGGCGATCGCATCGGCGACGAGTTCGCTGAGATAGGCGGGTTTGTCGGCTTCCGGCAGCGGAGTGAGGGCGACCCCGGGCTGCCAGGGCATGCCGAAGGAAAGGTTGCCGATGGCAGTGGCAAGGCGCGCGACGAAGGGGGCGGCGATGGAGCGTTCGACAAAGAGAATCTTCAGCGCGGTGCAGCGCTGGCCGTTGAAGGAGAGGCTGCCGAGGAGGCACTCCTGCACCGCCAGGTCGAGATCGGCGTCGGCGAGGACGATGGCCGGATTCTTGGCCCCCATGCCGAGGACCCCGCGCAGCCGGTGCGGGGCGGGGTGGGCCTTTTTCAGGGCGTCGGCGGCCCGGGCCGAGCCGATGAAGGCGAGGACATCGACGTCGCCGGTGGCCATCAGCGGACCGAGTACCTTGCGCCCTTCGCCGTAGACGGTATTGATCACCCCGGGGGGGAAGCAGTCGCGAAACGCTTCGAGGAGCGGCCGGTAGAGGAGGATGCCGAGGCGCGGCGGCTTCAGGACCACGGTGTTGCCCATGATCAGGGCCGGGATCAGGGTGGTGAAGGTCTCGTTGAGCGGGTAGTTGAAGGGGCCCATGCAGAGAACGACGCCGAGGGGACCACGCCGGGTCTGGGCGATGATCCCTTCCTCGATCACCAGCCGCGAGGAGCTGCGGTCGAGGTCCTTGAGCGCTTCGATGGTGTCGGCTATGTAGCTGGCGGTGCGGTCGAATTCCTTGCCGGCGTCTGCGGCGCTCTTGCCGACCTCCCACATGACCAGTCGTACCACGTCCTCGCGCACTTCCCGGAAGCGGACCAGGAAGTCCTGGACGTGGCGAATGCGGTCGGCCACCGCCATCGTCGGCCAGGGACCGCGCCCCTGGCCGTAGGCATCGCGGGCCGCCACCAGGGCGGCGAGGGCCTCGGCCTCGTCGAGGAGCGGGTAGTGGCCGATGACGACCGGGCTCGCCCCCAACGGGGTTTCGAGCCAGACCGGCGAACGGGCTTCACCGTAGGGGCCGGGCCAGTGGCGCAACTCGCCGTTGATCAGATATTCGTCCTGCTCCAGGGGGGGCAGGCGGTAGGCTTCGGGGATTTGCCCGGCGGTCGGGAAGAGTCGGTCGATCCGTTGCGGCAGCGTATCCATGGTGATCTCCGTGACAAGGTGGGAGGGGTGTTACCAAGTGTAACCGCTGACACCAGGATGCAAGCTGTCGGGAAGGAATAATCAGCCGGGGAGGGCGGCGGGACAGCGGGACCGTAGCGGACAGGAGGGACAGCGCGGACGGGTGCGGCAGTAGACCTTGCACTCTTCGACGATCAGGGCATGGAACTCGTTGAAAAGCTGCGTATCAGGCGGCAGGGCGGTCATGAAAAGGGAGCGGACCTGATGGTAGGATTCGCTGCCGCGCAGCAGGCCGAGGCGACCCAAAAGTCGCCGGGTATAGGCATCGACGACGAAGGAGGGGCGCTGGCCGGCATAGAGGAGGATGGCATCGGCACTCTCCGGCCCGATGCCGGGCAGCCTCAGCAGCTCGGCCCGCACCTGGTCGAGGGGGCGGCCGAGCCAGCCGGGGAGGTCCCCGTGGTGGTGGGCTTCGAGGTAGCGGGCAAAACCGGTGAGGCGCGCTGCCTTCTGCCGGAAAAAGCCGGCGGGGCGGATCATCGCTTCAAGCTCGGCCAGTTCCCGGTCGAGGATCCCTCGCGGGGTGAGCGCGTCGGCCGCGCGCAGGTTGGCGATCGCCTGCTCCACGTTGCGCCAGGCGGTGTTCTGGGTGAGGATGGCGCCGATCACCACTTCGAAGGGGGATTCGGCCGGCCACCAGTGGCGGGGGCCGAAGTGGTGTTGCAGCAGTTCAAAGATGGCAAGGAGCTGCGCTTTCACTCTGACCTGCCGGTAGCGAGGGTGGCGAGACGATCGGCGGCAACCGTGTCGCCGTCGCTCGCCAGAGCTTCGCCCGCTGCGGGGAGGGTGAGCAGGGTGGCGAGAGCCTCTCCCCAGTCGCCGCTGCGCAGCTGCCGGTTGTCGATGGGGAGGGCCCGGGCATAGCGCCGCAGGCCGGCGATCAGCAGTTCCTGCTCGCGAAAATTCCCCCGTTCGGTGTAGAGCACCGCGGTGTCGTTGACGATCGCCTCGGCAACGATGCCGTAGCCCGGCTTGGTGACGACGACATCGGCGGCGGCGACCAGGTCCGGGTAATAGCAACTCCCTGTAGGAATGAGGCGCAGGTTGGGTGCCGCCGCCCCGAGGGCCGGTTCGCTGAGGAAGATCCAGTCGTGAAGGCGGGCGAGAGGAGCGGAGTCGAACTCGGTGAGGCCGAAGCCGCCGAAGGAGATCAGGGCGATGCGCTTGTCGGTGGGGAGGCCGAGCTCCCTGCGGATGACCGCGGCGGGGCGCCGCGCCTTGCGTGCCACCAGCGGCAGCAGCTCGACGGTTGGGCCGGGTGGAAACGGGCCGCAAAAGGGGAGGGCGAGAAAGCGCGCGGCGGCGGCGTAGTCGGCGGCCAGGCTGGCGGCGACCGCCGCCAGCTCCGGGGTTTCGGCGACAAAGCCGCGGCAGATCCAGTCCCAGGTAAAGTTGCTGACGCCGACCCCGGGAATGCCGGCCTGGCGCGCCGCCAGCAGGGGGAGGGCGGGGATGTCGCTGACGACCAGCGCAACCCGGTCCCGCTGCAGGGAGGCGGTCTCGGCGGCGAGCTGGACGTCGCGCTGGCTGAGGAGTTCCCGCCAGGCGCCGCCGGTCGCGGGAATATCCATCTCGAGGCTGTCGCGCTGGATCACGCCGATGTCGAAGGCCGCGCTGCGCACCGCCGTCGCGGCGAGACCGCCGGCGCGCAGGAACCAGGGCGCGGCGCTGGTGACGACGTCCACCTCCAGCTGCGGGTGGCGCCGCCGCAAGGCGGCAATGATCTGCAGGGAGCGGCTGGCATGACCGAGGCCATGGCCGCTGATGTAGTAACGCAGGCGCATGGGGGATAGATAGCACGCGCGGCGAATTCGGGCAAGGTCCGCCGCGTATCCTCGCGATGCGCCGATCAGTTACTGCGGTAGAGATCGAGGAAGCGTTCCTGGATGTCGAGGGGGAGGACCACCCAGTAAGGGCTGCCGATCAGGTCCCGGATCTGGCGCTGCTGCTCCTCGCGGCTGAGGCTCTCCCAGTTACGGGATTTGACGGACGTACGGGGTGGGCGTGGCAGGGTCGATGCGGCTTGCAGGGGCATGGTCTCCTCCGGTACGGGTGCGGGGGAAGTATCTCTGCCTTGAAAAATAGCCTCGGTCGGGACCTTTGACCACGGTGATCGGCGCAGCAATTGAGGTTTGGGGGGACGGTCGGCGACTGCACAGATGCACACGGGGTGGGTTCAGGTGACGTGGCGGGGGAGTTCGATCCAAAAGGTTGCGCCGCCCCCCGGAGTCTCATCGACCCAGCAGCGGCCATTATAAAGCCGGGCGATCTTGCGTACCGTAGCGAGGCCAATCCCGGTGCCGCGACTGCCGGTCGCGGTCGAGCCCCGATAGAAGGGGTCGAAGATGCGCTGGCGCTCCGCCTCGGGAACCCCGGGACCATGGTCGCGCACGAAGATGCGGACCCGTTCCCCGGCGCT is a window encoding:
- the ileS gene encoding isoleucine--tRNA ligase; translation: MDYKETLNLPVTDFPMRANLPQREPAMLQRWQELGLNDKLEGADAGRPTFILHDGPPYANGHIHIGHALNKILKDIVVKSKRMQGYYAPYVPGWDCHGLPIELKVDQELGEKKRGMSKAQIRKECRRYAQNWITTQSEEFQRLGIFGDWQHPYLTMTTRYEAATARELARFAERGGLYKGKKPVHWCPSCVTALAEAEVEYDDHTSPSIYVKFPFVDTLPAELAELAGQKLSFVIWTTTPWTIPANLAVCLHPELPYVVIETGGELLVMAEGLYQQVLGKLGISDFTLRATFQAPIFEKLRCKHPLFARDSLLVLGDYVTLEAGTGCVHTAPGHGQDDYLTGLRYGLEIYNPVDDYGRYRDDVEFFAGLNVQKEANAAVSARLKEVGALLGEGKVSHSYPHCWRCKKPIIFRATEQWFIAMEANDLRGKALKHINDVQWIPHWGRERIYNMIENRPDWCISRQRTWGVPITVVYCKKCGEAIADGKLMHHIANLFEEGGSDIWFEREAKELLPAGTSCPKCGHDDFDKEQDILDVWFDSGVSHAAVLETTPKLHSPADIYLEGSDQHRGWFHSSLLACVGTRDAAPYKAVLTHGFVLDENGRPMSKSMGNVVAPEKVIQKFGAEVLRLWVATQDYRNDTRVGDQILQQVSEAYRRIRNTARYILGNLHGFDPSADSVPDGDLLEIDRWALSRLEGLVKRVEKSYNDYEFHVLYHAVHNFCSVDLSAFYLDVLKDRLYISPAKSLARRSAQTAMYRILDALTRLIAPVLSFTADEIWQELPGEREESVHLAAFPAFEAALFDADLEGRYSKLLAVRSDVSKALELARAEKRIGHSLDARVLLAAPAGPWRELIEAYQGELATLCIVSQAELVDELPDGGAGEEVAGLRIKVEKAQGEKCERCWNYATTIGESDQHPTVCHRCREALV
- a CDS encoding hydrogen-dependent growth transcriptional repressor codes for the protein MGRPVENPKKYIISCRINDDEMQVLQDLARRADTSISTLLRRSLDLLQQESGAEFRLSA
- the nhaA gene encoding Na+/H+ antiporter NhaA — protein: MPVRLSNLLRPFEDFFKSQVAGGIVLLGATLIALLLANSSWSGYYHHFWEMELTVGFDHFGLTRSLHHWINDGLMAVFFFVVGLEIKRELLAGELASLRNATLPIAAALGGMLLPALIYLLLAPNPPAVAGWGIPMATDIAFALGIIALLGDRIPRSLAIFLTALAIVDDLGAVLVIALFYTKELALLPLAIALLGLLVLVAGNRFSLQNPNFFALVGFCLWLALLKSGIHASIAGVLIGATIPVRPRHSKEEFLQRVQKLLDRFRSFESIEGPFHNESRLGTLLALEHVCHDAMSPLQRMEHVMSRWVIFGVMPLFALANAGIPLSLGDLQAAVSNPVTHGVVCGLLIGKPLGIFTFSWLAVRLKLADLPRGTRWIDILGIGILGGIGFTMSLFISNLAFELPGQVEDAKVGIFSASLLAGAIGYLLLSRRHQSSP
- a CDS encoding NADP-dependent glyceraldehyde-3-phosphate dehydrogenase; protein product: MDTLPQRIDRLFPTAGQIPEAYRLPPLEQDEYLINGELRHWPGPYGEARSPVWLETPLGASPVVIGHYPLLDEAEALAALVAARDAYGQGRGPWPTMAVADRIRHVQDFLVRFREVREDVVRLVMWEVGKSAADAGKEFDRTASYIADTIEALKDLDRSSSRLVIEEGIIAQTRRGPLGVVLCMGPFNYPLNETFTTLIPALIMGNTVVLKPPRLGILLYRPLLEAFRDCFPPGVINTVYGEGRKVLGPLMATGDVDVLAFIGSARAADALKKAHPAPHRLRGVLGMGAKNPAIVLADADLDLAVQECLLGSLSFNGQRCTALKILFVERSIAAPFVARLATAIGNLSFGMPWQPGVALTPLPEADKPAYLSELVADAIALGAEVCNAAGGRIRHSFFYPALVYPVTPAMRLYHEEQFGPVIPVVPFDRVEEPIRYVVESNFGQQLSLFGSDPQTLAPLIDPLVNQVCRVNLNSQCQRGPDIFPFTGRKGSAEGTLSVSDALRAFSIRTLVAAKEGELNKELIRTITREGRSNFLSTDFLL
- a CDS encoding endonuclease III domain-containing protein, encoding MKAQLLAIFELLQHHFGPRHWWPAESPFEVVIGAILTQNTAWRNVEQAIANLRAADALTPRGILDRELAELEAMIRPAGFFRQKAARLTGFARYLEAHHHGDLPGWLGRPLDQVRAELLRLPGIGPESADAILLYAGQRPSFVVDAYTRRLLGRLGLLRGSESYHQVRSLFMTALPPDTQLFNEFHALIVEECKVYCRTRPRCPSCPLRSRCPAALPG